The proteins below come from a single Acidobacteriota bacterium genomic window:
- the msrB gene encoding peptide-methionine (R)-S-oxide reductase MsrB, producing MSELSDSGYDITPLTPEAIDRLATDLNEEEYRILLDHGTEPAFCGTLLDNKMEGTYACRLCGLPLFSSSHKFNSGTGWPSFYRPFDKDHLTNIEDNSYGMRRIEIRCARCGGHQGHVFPDGPPPTGQRYCLNSASLAFFEEGEEIPQKS from the coding sequence ATGAGTGAATTATCCGATTCCGGCTACGACATTACACCGCTAACCCCTGAAGCGATCGACCGCCTGGCAACTGACCTGAACGAAGAAGAATACCGAATTCTACTCGATCACGGGACAGAACCCGCTTTTTGCGGAACACTTCTCGATAACAAAATGGAGGGCACGTACGCCTGCAGATTGTGCGGTCTGCCGCTGTTCAGTTCGAGCCATAAGTTCAATTCGGGAACCGGCTGGCCATCGTTCTATCGTCCGTTCGACAAAGATCACCTGACCAATATCGAAGATAACAGTTATGGCATGCGCCGGATCGAGATCCGCTGTGCCAGATGTGGGGGCCACCAAGGCCACGTCTTCCCCGACGGCCCGCCGCCGACGGGACAACGCTATTGCCTGAATTCCGCTTCACTCGCGTTCTTCGAGGAAGGCGAAGAGATACCTCAGAAAAGCTGA
- a CDS encoding amidohydrolase family protein, whose translation MRTKLFLLVLTAICSFFASSAEAQTYAITNAKIVTVSGATIDKGTIVIRNGLIDAVGVNLQAPADAQVFDATGLTVYPGFIDSFTNVGMPAAAARPGGPGGGGGGQAAAAASAAAQPTSNSNYQAGLRPEDSVIDELRAGESQFDAVRNSGITTVLTTGRTGIFNGQSAVINLAGDSVSAMVVKAPFAQHISFATTPAQYPGSLLGTFAALRQIFLDAQRLQELQKQYAANPKGMKRPGADRSLEALYPAINRQMPVVFNANTEVQIIRALDLIKELNLDGVIAGGLESYKVVDRLKAGKVPVLLSLNLPKRTTASSPEADPDTMETLRYRAEAPKSAAKLAAAGVKFAFQSGGATAIGDFFTNAGKAVEGGLSKDAAIRAMTLGAAELLGVDDRLGSIEAGKIANVVVVKGDVFGRDKFVPTMFVDGKLFEQKEAPRTPGGGRGPGGGGPAGGGAAPAGAGISGRYSITIEIPGQVMTSTLNLNQQGSALTGTMVSQLGTAQINNGRATPDGFSFGASVPYGGANVDITMNGKVSGNQISGTLDSALGSIPFSGTKNPQGGEL comes from the coding sequence ATGAGAACAAAGCTATTTTTGCTTGTCCTGACGGCTATTTGTTCGTTTTTCGCCTCGTCCGCAGAAGCGCAAACTTACGCGATCACCAATGCTAAGATCGTGACGGTTTCGGGTGCGACGATCGACAAAGGAACGATCGTCATTAGGAACGGGCTGATCGACGCGGTCGGTGTTAATTTACAGGCTCCGGCTGATGCACAGGTTTTTGACGCGACGGGGCTGACCGTTTATCCGGGATTCATCGATTCGTTCACGAATGTCGGAATGCCGGCTGCCGCGGCACGTCCGGGCGGACCGGGAGGCGGCGGTGGAGGCCAGGCAGCGGCGGCGGCGTCAGCAGCAGCGCAACCCACGTCAAACTCGAACTACCAAGCCGGTTTGCGGCCTGAGGACTCGGTCATTGACGAACTTCGAGCGGGCGAAAGCCAGTTCGATGCGGTTCGCAATTCCGGGATCACAACAGTTCTTACAACCGGCAGAACCGGCATTTTCAATGGTCAATCGGCTGTTATTAACCTGGCGGGCGACAGCGTCTCCGCGATGGTGGTGAAGGCTCCGTTTGCTCAGCACATTTCATTTGCAACCACGCCCGCACAATATCCAGGCTCTCTCTTGGGAACATTTGCGGCTCTTCGTCAGATCTTCCTTGATGCTCAGCGTCTACAGGAATTGCAAAAGCAATACGCAGCTAATCCGAAAGGAATGAAACGGCCCGGAGCTGACAGATCACTCGAAGCTCTTTATCCGGCGATCAATCGTCAGATGCCTGTAGTTTTCAACGCAAACACTGAAGTTCAGATCATTCGAGCTCTCGACCTGATCAAGGAACTCAATCTTGACGGCGTGATCGCCGGTGGACTCGAATCTTACAAGGTTGTGGACCGCTTGAAGGCCGGGAAGGTTCCTGTTTTGCTTTCGCTTAACCTTCCAAAACGCACGACCGCCTCTTCGCCGGAAGCTGATCCGGACACCATGGAGACGCTTCGCTATCGGGCAGAAGCTCCAAAATCGGCAGCAAAACTCGCGGCTGCGGGCGTTAAGTTCGCATTCCAGTCGGGCGGAGCCACCGCGATCGGCGATTTCTTTACTAACGCAGGCAAAGCGGTCGAGGGCGGTTTGAGCAAGGATGCTGCCATTCGAGCAATGACGCTCGGGGCGGCGGAATTACTCGGCGTTGACGATCGCCTTGGTTCGATCGAGGCAGGGAAGATCGCGAACGTTGTTGTTGTAAAGGGCGATGTCTTCGGACGCGACAAATTCGTTCCGACAATGTTCGTTGATGGAAAACTCTTTGAACAGAAGGAAGCTCCGAGAACGCCGGGCGGCGGACGCGGCCCTGGCGGCGGCGGTCCAGCGGGTGGTGGTGCGGCTCCGGCGGGTGCAGGGATCAGCGGCCGCTATTCGATCACCATCGAAATCCCGGGCCAGGTCATGACGTCGACCTTGAATCTCAATCAGCAGGGAAGTGCTCTTACGGGAACGATGGTTTCGCAGCTCGGAACGGCACAGATCAACAACGGTCGTGCAACGCCTGATGGATTTTCGTTCGGTGCCTCGGTACCCTACGGCGGTGCAAATGTCGATATTACGATGAACGGCAAAGTATCCGGCAATCAGATCAGCGGAACGCTCGATTCGGCCCTCGGCTCGATCCCGTTCTCAGGAACGAAGAACCCGCAAGGAGGCGAGCTTTAA
- a CDS encoding Smr/MutS family protein yields MSYSLETLEYAKLLELVSRHAQTPMGVERFADLRPLATRTELDAALDAISETIALNEEKQVTWSFSGLEDPSDAVAILKIQNATLEPNFMLEVSRVCNQALFARSSISPEKETAPVLWSFVENIPPSLLGAIDQVNKKLLPGGEIDDSASPELAKLRREINAQRSRLTKSLEAAMRAAGTAIQDEIVTMRNDRYVIPVKTDFRGKVGGVAHGFSSSGSTVFVEPLEAIEANNELQNLKGKEEREIARILFALTESLREQLPAIEMAVDAVAELDFIKAKVEFARRFRAVVPIIADNETLDLVDARHPLLEENLRNSPPYKGGVAAASADGVVLSAGTKSTKPETANDIVPSSFSLTQQNAIMIISGANAGGKTVVLKTAGLLSLMAISGLPVPASKAKIPFYRSVLADIGDHQSLSANLSTFSSHMSNIAQMIRECVPPSLVLLDEAGTGTDPEEGSALGVAIVDNFRSKGAQVIASTHYRGLKMYAANDESIINASVEFDERTLQPTYKLLLGLAGASSGIEIARRFGIDQTVIDAARENLDISAQEAENYLKKLQTETRIATDLRIALEEEREAVAMKYAGLENEAVKKEKARQKQFESELSQTIDEFDRQSKAFIKTIEDKTLKNKLEKERQTRKAELNRAIVAKVKPTRPQASSLARAQHLARIDTNESLASGTLAVQSLTIGSKVITSFGNIGVIERMDKEVAEVLVGGLRLREKLHDLQLAETEESKGPSPKAKVRDGGVSTADVDRDSLEVGAELNLIGMTTADAEYEIDRFLDEAYMSSLPRVRIIHGFGTGALKNYVHHFLKGHQHVEKFGFAPSDQGGNGATVAELKQ; encoded by the coding sequence ATGAGCTACTCACTTGAAACACTCGAATACGCCAAGCTCCTCGAGCTTGTCAGCCGTCATGCCCAGACACCGATGGGCGTGGAGCGGTTTGCTGATCTGCGTCCGCTCGCGACTCGGACGGAACTCGACGCCGCCCTCGATGCGATCTCGGAAACCATCGCTCTTAACGAAGAAAAACAGGTTACATGGTCGTTCAGCGGGCTCGAAGACCCATCTGACGCGGTCGCGATACTCAAGATCCAGAACGCGACGCTTGAGCCGAATTTTATGCTCGAGGTCTCGCGGGTTTGTAATCAGGCCCTGTTTGCCCGTTCGTCGATCAGCCCTGAAAAGGAAACGGCTCCGGTGTTGTGGAGTTTTGTTGAGAATATCCCGCCGTCGCTGCTTGGGGCGATAGATCAGGTCAACAAAAAGCTGCTTCCTGGCGGCGAGATCGACGATTCGGCTTCGCCGGAGCTGGCAAAACTTCGGCGCGAGATCAACGCTCAGCGTTCACGCCTGACCAAATCGCTCGAAGCCGCGATGCGTGCCGCTGGGACGGCGATCCAGGACGAGATCGTCACGATGCGAAACGACCGCTACGTCATCCCCGTCAAGACCGATTTCCGCGGCAAAGTCGGCGGCGTAGCCCACGGCTTCTCATCCAGCGGCTCAACCGTCTTCGTCGAACCTCTCGAAGCCATCGAAGCCAACAACGAACTCCAAAATCTCAAAGGCAAAGAAGAACGCGAGATCGCCCGGATCCTATTCGCCCTGACCGAATCGCTCCGCGAACAACTACCCGCCATCGAAATGGCCGTTGACGCTGTCGCTGAACTCGATTTCATCAAAGCCAAAGTCGAATTTGCCCGAAGATTCCGAGCAGTCGTGCCAATTATCGCAGATAACGAAACCCTCGATCTGGTAGACGCAAGACATCCGCTGCTTGAAGAAAATCTCCGAAACTCCCCTCCTTACAAAGGAGGGGTGGCAGCCGCTTCGGCTGACGGGGTGGTTCTCTCGGCGGGGACAAAGTCAACTAAACCTGAAACTGCGAACGACATTGTCCCAAGTTCCTTCTCCCTAACACAACAAAACGCCATCATGATCATCTCCGGTGCCAACGCCGGTGGTAAGACGGTCGTGCTCAAAACAGCCGGATTGCTCAGCCTGATGGCGATCTCGGGGCTTCCAGTTCCGGCGAGCAAGGCCAAGATCCCGTTCTATCGCTCCGTCCTCGCCGACATCGGCGACCATCAGAGCCTGAGTGCCAATCTCTCGACATTCTCGTCGCACATGTCGAATATCGCTCAGATGATCCGCGAATGCGTGCCGCCGTCGCTCGTCCTGCTCGACGAAGCCGGAACCGGCACCGATCCCGAAGAAGGCTCGGCCCTCGGTGTGGCGATCGTCGATAATTTCCGTTCCAAAGGTGCGCAGGTCATCGCCTCGACCCACTATCGCGGCCTGAAAATGTACGCCGCGAACGACGAGAGCATCATCAACGCCTCGGTCGAATTCGACGAGCGAACGCTACAGCCGACCTACAAACTGCTCCTCGGCCTCGCCGGAGCCTCGTCAGGCATCGAGATCGCTCGCCGTTTCGGCATCGACCAAACCGTGATCGACGCCGCTCGCGAAAACCTCGACATTTCAGCCCAGGAAGCCGAAAATTACCTGAAAAAACTCCAAACCGAGACCAGGATCGCCACCGACCTTCGGATCGCCCTCGAAGAAGAACGCGAAGCCGTCGCCATGAAATACGCCGGCCTCGAAAACGAAGCCGTCAAAAAAGAAAAGGCTCGGCAGAAACAATTCGAAAGCGAACTATCCCAAACCATCGACGAATTCGACCGCCAGTCAAAAGCCTTCATCAAAACGATCGAAGACAAGACGCTCAAGAACAAGCTCGAAAAAGAACGGCAGACACGAAAGGCGGAGCTGAATCGAGCCATCGTGGCAAAGGTCAAACCGACTAGGCCGCAAGCGTCCTCGCTTGCACGTGCACAGCATTTGGCCCGAATTGATACCAACGAATCACTGGCAAGCGGGACGCTTGCGGTCCAGTCTTTGACCATCGGCTCAAAGGTCATCACATCCTTTGGCAACATCGGCGTCATCGAACGCATGGACAAAGAGGTCGCCGAAGTCCTCGTCGGCGGTCTCCGACTCCGCGAAAAGCTGCATGACCTACAACTCGCCGAGACGGAAGAGTCCAAAGGCCCAAGCCCAAAGGCCAAAGTCCGCGACGGAGGCGTTTCGACCGCAGATGTCGACCGTGATTCTCTCGAAGTCGGAGCCGAACTTAACCTCATCGGCATGACCACCGCCGACGCCGAATACGAGATCGACCGCTTCCTCGACGAAGCCTACATGTCCTCCCTCCCCCGCGTCCGCATCATCCATGGCTTCGGCACCGGCGCGTTAAAAAATTACGTCCATCATTTCCTAAAAGGCCATCAACACGTCGAAAAGTTCGGCTTCGCCCCATCAGATCAGGGCGGAAATGGAGCGACGGTTGCCGAATTGAAGCAATGA
- a CDS encoding DUF393 domain-containing protein, giving the protein MSSILLFDGVCNFCNDSVNFIIRRDHDKKFKFAPLQSDFGIETRKKYGIADDIDSVVLIENDQAFMHSTAALRIAKNLGGICSLAYAFIIIPAFIRDFFYKTFAKNRYRLFGKKDMCMMPTPDLKERFIHTKQITEISWWLMWGDFPNLNWARLRVYSDGTADVFDMDGRLTNFSQRTEATDWLGEDEFSSVDSLDELDEQDLGIPIKSLQPPNGDSDADLIPQMHVKREAPEPPPIKL; this is encoded by the coding sequence ATGAGTTCGATCCTGCTGTTCGATGGCGTGTGCAATTTTTGTAATGATTCGGTGAATTTCATAATTCGCCGCGATCATGACAAGAAATTCAAATTCGCACCGCTCCAATCGGATTTTGGGATTGAAACTAGGAAGAAATACGGTATCGCGGACGATATCGATTCGGTCGTGTTGATCGAGAACGATCAGGCATTCATGCACTCGACCGCCGCTCTGCGGATTGCGAAAAACCTCGGCGGGATATGTTCGCTGGCGTATGCCTTTATTATTATTCCGGCATTTATCCGAGACTTTTTCTACAAGACATTTGCCAAGAACCGCTACCGCCTGTTCGGCAAAAAAGATATGTGCATGATGCCGACGCCGGACCTTAAGGAACGGTTTATTCATACCAAGCAGATTACTGAAATCAGTTGGTGGCTAATGTGGGGCGATTTTCCAAATCTAAATTGGGCTCGACTACGGGTATATTCTGATGGTACCGCTGATGTTTTCGATATGGATGGTCGCCTTACAAATTTCAGTCAGCGGACTGAAGCAACAGATTGGCTCGGAGAAGACGAGTTCAGTTCCGTAGATTCTCTGGATGAATTGGACGAGCAGGATCTTGGAATACCTATTAAATCACTACAACCCCCAAATGGTGATTCTGACGCGGATCTAATCCCACAAATGCATGTAAAGCGGGAAGCACCCGAGCCTCCGCCAATAAAATTATGA
- a CDS encoding amidohydrolase family protein, with protein sequence MSSMLKVTVSRLIRRGFAMCAGLAFAASASMAQSDGSQQNKTGKAGTFAIVGARIVPVSGPTIESGTVVIQNGKIAAVGAGAAVPSGAERIDGKGLTVFPGMIDAGTNLGLVEIPQGLNASVDVAELGNNNANAKAIRGLHPYSAHVNVTRVNGITSVLSYPTGGLISGQAAVINLNGSTQDEMAVVGEFGLVINFPRIAGGGGFGGGGGGFGGFGGGQQADFNELVRRRDTQVEELKKLFKSAESYLKAKEAYSKDKTLPYVEMDLKYEGMAPYIRGQKPIIFTAERERDIRGVAKFVADMKVKGIIVGGQEAWKAADDLKKNNIGIVYTNIYGLPVRDDDPYDYLFEAPSRMQAAGIKFCISTGDPGAEVRDLPYHAGLAASFGLSKEDALKSVTLYAAEVLGVADRMGSLEVGKMANVVVADGDILDPRTNIKYMFIGGRLIPLTSRHTELFDSFKDRK encoded by the coding sequence ATGAGTTCAATGTTAAAAGTTACAGTTTCCAGGTTGATAAGACGCGGATTCGCGATGTGTGCGGGATTGGCTTTCGCAGCATCGGCCTCGATGGCGCAGAGTGATGGTTCGCAGCAGAATAAGACCGGCAAAGCGGGAACGTTCGCGATCGTCGGTGCCAGGATCGTCCCGGTTTCGGGGCCAACGATCGAGAGCGGTACCGTCGTTATCCAAAACGGCAAGATCGCCGCGGTTGGAGCCGGAGCAGCGGTTCCGTCGGGAGCGGAACGCATTGACGGTAAAGGGCTTACCGTCTTTCCCGGCATGATTGACGCCGGAACGAATCTCGGTCTCGTCGAGATCCCGCAGGGCCTTAATGCATCAGTTGACGTAGCCGAACTCGGAAATAACAATGCGAATGCAAAAGCTATTCGCGGCCTTCATCCTTATTCGGCTCACGTAAACGTCACGCGCGTAAACGGTATCACCAGCGTTCTCTCGTATCCGACGGGCGGCTTGATCTCAGGTCAGGCAGCAGTAATAAACCTGAACGGTTCGACGCAGGACGAAATGGCTGTCGTCGGTGAGTTTGGCTTGGTCATTAACTTCCCGAGGATCGCCGGTGGCGGTGGGTTCGGCGGCGGTGGCGGTGGATTTGGTGGTTTCGGCGGCGGACAGCAGGCTGATTTCAACGAACTTGTTCGACGCCGAGACACGCAGGTCGAAGAGCTGAAAAAGCTGTTTAAGAGTGCCGAAAGCTACTTAAAAGCTAAGGAGGCATATTCCAAGGACAAAACGCTTCCGTACGTCGAAATGGATCTTAAATACGAAGGAATGGCCCCGTATATTCGCGGCCAGAAGCCTATCATTTTCACCGCCGAGCGTGAGCGTGACATTCGCGGCGTAGCCAAATTCGTCGCCGATATGAAAGTAAAAGGTATCATCGTCGGCGGACAGGAAGCATGGAAGGCGGCAGACGATCTGAAAAAGAACAACATAGGCATCGTATATACGAACATTTACGGTCTCCCCGTCCGTGACGATGATCCTTACGATTACTTGTTCGAGGCCCCTTCAAGAATGCAGGCCGCTGGGATAAAATTTTGCATCTCGACGGGCGATCCCGGGGCTGAGGTTCGCGATCTGCCCTATCACGCAGGACTAGCGGCTTCGTTCGGGCTTTCGAAGGAAGATGCTCTGAAATCCGTTACTCTTTATGCGGCGGAAGTCCTGGGTGTAGCCGACAGGATGGGCTCGTTGGAGGTCGGTAAAATGGCAAACGTAGTGGTTGCTGACGGCGACATTCTGGATCCTCGAACGAACATCAAGTACATGTTCATCGGCGGCCGCCTGATCCCGCTAACCAGTCGGCACACGGAGCTGTTTGATAGCTTCAAAGATCGAAAGTAG
- a CDS encoding DUF427 domain-containing protein, which produces MKATWNGATLAESNETVVVEGNHYFPADSINKEYFAPTETHTVCGWKGTASYYNVVVKGKTNKDAAWYYPETKPDAKNIEGYVAFWKGVVVTTD; this is translated from the coding sequence ATGAAAGCAACATGGAACGGAGCCACTCTGGCAGAAAGCAATGAAACGGTCGTAGTCGAGGGAAACCACTATTTCCCTGCCGATTCGATCAACAAAGAATACTTCGCACCGACCGAAACCCACACCGTCTGCGGTTGGAAAGGCACCGCGAGCTATTACAACGTCGTCGTAAAAGGCAAAACTAACAAAGACGCCGCGTGGTATTACCCGGAAACCAAACCCGACGCCAAGAACATCGAAGGATATGTCGCGTTTTGGAAGGGAGTGGTAGTAACAACGGATTAA
- a CDS encoding amidohydrolase: protein MKKFTAIFTLFLLLFSSVPMAVFGQSKSDVLIKNATVMTAGKGTLQGTDILVQNGKITKIGKALAAPAGVRTIDATGKYVTPGIIDCHSHSMLDAINEGSLAVTSMTRTRDLLNPGDISIYRALAGGVTAANLLHGSANPIGGQNTTVKFKWGHDVEDYPIADAPPGIKFAMGENVKQSSFVQVPGGRAPRYPRTRMGVVETMRDAFMRAKDYRQEWVDFRAKKTKVQPRRDLELEPLVEILEGKRLVHAHGYRSDEHLNLLLLADEMGFKVATLQHGLEAYKIAPEIAKRGTGVSIFTDSWGYKLEAYDAIPYNAYILWKNGVNVSINSDSDERMRRLNLDAAKVMKYGGVPEEDALKMITINPAKQLGIDKRTGSIEVGKDGDLVIWTGHPFSPYSRVETTMIEGETYFDRTADAKMRVDVAKERETLEKLDVNKAPATGGAPPRVPADRRRGDRDEAETWDGGNQ, encoded by the coding sequence ATGAAAAAGTTTACGGCTATTTTTACACTCTTTCTGCTTCTGTTCAGCAGCGTGCCGATGGCAGTCTTTGGCCAGTCAAAAAGCGATGTGCTGATCAAGAATGCGACCGTTATGACGGCGGGAAAAGGAACGCTGCAGGGCACCGACATCCTGGTCCAGAACGGAAAGATCACCAAGATCGGCAAGGCTCTGGCGGCTCCGGCAGGTGTTCGAACGATCGACGCGACGGGTAAGTACGTGACGCCTGGAATTATCGACTGCCACTCGCATTCGATGCTTGATGCGATCAACGAGGGCTCGCTCGCGGTGACCTCGATGACTCGCACCCGCGATCTGCTAAACCCGGGCGATATCTCGATCTATCGTGCACTCGCCGGCGGCGTGACCGCGGCAAATCTGCTGCATGGATCGGCAAATCCGATCGGCGGGCAGAACACGACGGTAAAATTCAAATGGGGCCACGACGTCGAAGATTACCCGATAGCTGATGCTCCACCAGGGATCAAATTCGCGATGGGTGAGAATGTTAAGCAATCGAGCTTCGTCCAGGTCCCCGGCGGCCGGGCACCGCGTTACCCGCGAACTCGTATGGGCGTCGTCGAAACGATGCGTGATGCATTCATGCGTGCGAAAGATTATCGACAGGAATGGGTTGATTTTCGTGCGAAAAAGACGAAGGTGCAACCACGCCGCGATCTCGAACTCGAACCGCTGGTCGAGATCCTTGAAGGCAAACGCCTCGTTCACGCTCACGGTTATCGCTCCGACGAGCACTTGAACCTGCTGCTCTTGGCTGACGAAATGGGTTTTAAGGTCGCAACGCTCCAGCACGGTCTCGAAGCTTACAAGATAGCTCCGGAGATCGCGAAACGCGGAACAGGCGTCTCGATCTTCACAGATAGTTGGGGTTACAAGCTCGAAGCGTACGATGCGATCCCATACAACGCTTACATTCTCTGGAAGAATGGTGTGAACGTTTCGATCAACTCAGATTCAGATGAACGCATGCGCAGGCTTAACCTCGATGCCGCAAAAGTGATGAAATACGGCGGCGTTCCCGAGGAAGACGCTCTGAAGATGATCACTATCAACCCCGCCAAACAGCTCGGGATCGACAAGCGTACCGGTTCGATCGAAGTGGGGAAAGACGGGGATCTGGTCATCTGGACCGGACATCCGTTCAGCCCGTATTCGCGGGTCGAAACAACGATGATCGAAGGCGAGACCTATTTTGACCGTACGGCTGACGCGAAGATGCGTGTCGATGTCGCAAAAGAGCGTGAAACTCTCGAAAAGCTTGATGTTAACAAGGCTCCGGCCACCGGTGGTGCACCGCCAAGAGTTCCAGCCGATCGCCGACGCGGCGACCGTGACGAGGCAGAGACTTGGGACGGAGGTAATCAATAA
- the ada gene encoding bifunctional DNA-binding transcriptional regulator/O6-methylguanine-DNA methyltransferase Ada codes for MVNEATAKTSEKLDWQWRAVEAKDREFDGVFYFAVRTTGIFCRPSCPSKTAKRQNVSFFVTPAEAENAGFRACLRCKPTEEYFPGPAAELVVKAFEILRSDEAEVPTIEELSQRLNVTSGHLQKTFKTTLGLTPKEIVDMMRIENFKTNVRESDVTSSLYDSGFGSSRSLYEKAGERLGMTPATYKKGGKDMKINYTIVDSRLGKLMVARTEKGICSVSFGDSGDELTRELASEFFAAEIEQNDTLLKEAVNAILKSLDGETAILNLPLDLRASAFQMRVWAELRKIPYGETRSYADVAASLGEPKSFRAVARACATNPVALVNPCHRVISAAGKLSGYKWGIERKAELLKHEKETVKK; via the coding sequence ATGGTGAACGAAGCGACAGCAAAAACATCGGAAAAACTCGATTGGCAATGGCGGGCGGTCGAGGCTAAGGATCGGGAATTCGACGGGGTGTTTTATTTCGCGGTGCGGACGACAGGTATATTTTGTCGGCCGTCGTGCCCTTCGAAAACGGCAAAGCGGCAGAATGTCTCGTTTTTTGTGACGCCTGCCGAAGCGGAAAATGCGGGGTTTCGGGCTTGTTTGCGATGCAAACCGACCGAGGAGTATTTTCCCGGTCCCGCAGCGGAGTTGGTCGTGAAAGCCTTCGAGATTTTACGATCCGACGAGGCTGAGGTGCCGACGATCGAGGAATTGAGCCAGCGTTTGAACGTCACGAGCGGACATTTGCAGAAAACATTCAAAACAACACTGGGCCTTACGCCAAAGGAGATCGTGGACATGATGAGGATAGAGAATTTTAAGACGAATGTGAGGGAAAGCGACGTTACGAGCTCGCTCTATGACAGCGGTTTTGGCTCGAGCCGATCGCTTTACGAAAAAGCGGGCGAGCGGCTCGGGATGACACCGGCGACTTATAAAAAAGGTGGAAAGGATATGAAGATCAACTACACAATTGTCGATTCGCGGCTCGGAAAGCTGATGGTTGCGAGAACTGAAAAGGGAATTTGTTCGGTTAGCTTTGGTGACAGCGGAGACGAATTGACGAGGGAACTGGCTAGTGAATTCTTCGCGGCTGAGATCGAGCAAAACGATACGTTATTAAAAGAGGCCGTGAACGCGATCCTCAAAAGCCTCGACGGCGAGACCGCGATCCTCAATCTGCCACTCGATCTGCGGGCGAGCGCGTTTCAGATGCGTGTTTGGGCCGAGCTGCGAAAGATCCCATACGGCGAAACGCGTTCGTATGCTGATGTGGCGGCAAGTCTTGGCGAGCCGAAGTCGTTCCGTGCGGTTGCCCGGGCGTGTGCAACGAATCCGGTCGCTCTGGTCAACCCATGTCACCGCGTGATCTCGGCCGCCGGAAAACTGAGCGGCTACAAATGGGGAATCGAGCGAAAGGCGGAACTGCTCAAGCATGAAAAGGAGACCGTGAAGAAATGA
- a CDS encoding 2OG-Fe(II) oxygenase has product MTVGAKQASEVFSAIDWKAAADQMNAKGYSLVPRVLSREICDAFIANYAKLNYRKTVVMERHRFGIGEYKYFDYPLPDLVQTVRETMYPHLASIANQWAELLKLDIRYPANYAEFQAECHQNDQLKPTPLILKYGKGGFNTLHQDLYGAVYFPMQAALFLNEPDEDYTGGEFVLTEQVPRAQSKAIVMRPKRGDMLILTTNFRPVLGRRGFYRANVRHGVSEVTSGERHTLGVIFHDAVS; this is encoded by the coding sequence ATGACCGTCGGAGCGAAACAAGCATCGGAAGTATTTTCAGCGATCGATTGGAAAGCCGCTGCGGATCAGATGAACGCGAAAGGTTATTCATTGGTCCCTCGAGTGTTGAGCCGCGAGATCTGCGACGCATTCATCGCGAACTACGCAAAACTTAACTACCGAAAGACCGTCGTCATGGAAAGGCATCGATTTGGGATCGGCGAGTACAAATATTTCGACTATCCGCTGCCGGATCTAGTTCAGACGGTTAGAGAAACGATGTATCCGCATCTCGCCTCGATCGCGAATCAGTGGGCTGAACTATTGAAGTTAGACATTCGATATCCGGCGAATTATGCGGAGTTTCAGGCTGAGTGCCATCAAAACGACCAGCTCAAACCGACGCCGTTGATCCTCAAATATGGAAAAGGCGGATTTAATACACTACATCAGGACCTTTACGGCGCTGTCTATTTTCCAATGCAAGCTGCGCTCTTTTTGAATGAGCCGGACGAAGATTACACCGGTGGTGAATTCGTGCTGACCGAGCAGGTTCCGCGGGCTCAGTCAAAAGCGATCGTTATGCGGCCAAAACGCGGCGATATGCTCATTCTTACGACCAATTTCCGGCCTGTGCTCGGCAGGAGAGGATTTTATCGTGCGAATGTGCGGCATGGTGTGAGCGAGGTGACAAGTGGTGAACGCCACACACTTGGCGTCATATTTCATGATGCAGTCAGCTAA
- a CDS encoding NUDIX domain-containing protein codes for MPVEKVCPIIIREADGVRQILVFRHASAGVQIVKGTLEPGELPADAGLRELAEESGISSITKMEAKGTWLVEESQQLWHFFLCTTEEELKDEWDFFTLDDGGVVYRFFWFDLDRQPGSDWHPVFQRALVQIRSFA; via the coding sequence ATGCCAGTTGAAAAGGTCTGTCCTATCATTATCCGCGAGGCCGACGGCGTCAGACAGATTTTGGTTTTCCGTCATGCGTCGGCGGGCGTTCAGATCGTCAAGGGCACCCTTGAGCCCGGTGAGCTGCCTGCTGATGCCGGGCTTCGTGAATTGGCCGAAGAATCCGGTATTTCGTCAATTACCAAGATGGAGGCCAAAGGAACCTGGCTAGTTGAAGAATCTCAACAACTGTGGCATTTCTTTCTTTGCACGACCGAAGAAGAATTGAAGGACGAATGGGATTTTTTCACGCTGGATGACGGGGGCGTCGTCTATCGTTTTTTTTGGTTCGATCTCGATAGACAACCAGGGTCGGACTGGCATCCTGTTTTCCAACGAGCACTCGTTCAGATCAGGAGCTTCGCATAA